One part of the Alligator mississippiensis isolate rAllMis1 chromosome 3, rAllMis1, whole genome shotgun sequence genome encodes these proteins:
- the FBXL6 gene encoding F-box/LRR-repeat protein 6 gives MAAVGGTGRRRARGVARGPPRKAARRGAAPDYWLHATEDDVLLLVAGAGAAPRRAGGGRRRRARGRRRADDGGGSPAEGGAAGAAGAAPQSAWGERVPLEILERVFRVSVACEGAVPFLCRVARVCRLWYRAAASPALWQQVSVGFCWVEPGRKQPPATEKRVLGTVEWLTASRFSLLRDFALCHWKSHVPFVLKALGECCPLLTSLKLSHCSGVQAEPLSLLAKRCPRLESLDLQHSQVDSLAVLSFLEVAGSRLKRLWLTYSSRMNAILTTLAAGSCPGLRLLEVNRDIKQSSQRFQLPVEQLQAASPELQVLRLLNVIWSPKPSPRAAPATLGFPQLEELCLATTVLSFVTDGVLRQLLWASARLRMLDLRGCFRVTPKGLQELPCPDLEQLHLGLYCSPSALPLPTTGSPLLTWKWQHSLQELDLAGQSFSERDLEQALAAFARGPAPLRALNLTGTKVTLSTVSALILSCPGLSYLNLSSCRHLPRGTKRAYRGPAAIRQCLQGLLTHSDELEPAQDTGR, from the exons ATGGCGGCGGTGGGGGGCACGGGGCGGCGGCGAGCGCGCGGCGTGGCACGCGGCCCCCCCAGGAAGGCAGCGCGCCGTGGCGCCGCCCCAGACTACTGGCTGCACGCGACGGAGGACGACGTGCTGCTGCTCGTCGCTGGCGCGGGGGCCGCGCCCCGGAGGGCGGGCGGCGGCAGGAGGCGCCGGGCGCGGGGCCGGAGGAGAGCGGATGATGGAGGCGGGAGCCCGGCCGAGGGGGGCGCGGCGGGCGCTGCCGGCGCCGCCCCGCAGAGCGCCTGGGGCGAGCGTGTGCCGCTGGAGATCCTGGAGCGTGTCTTCCGGGTGTCGGTGGCGTGCGAGGGGGCCGTGCCCTTCCTGTGCAG GGTGGCCCGTGTGTGCCGGCTGTGGTACCGGGCGGCCGCCAGCCCCGCGCTCTGGCAGCAGGTGTCCGTCGGCTTCTGCTGGGTGGAGCCGGGCAGGAAGCAGCCTCCGGCCACGGAGAAGAGGGTGCTGGGCACGGTGGAGTGGCTGACCGCCAGCAG GTTCTCCCTCCTCCGGGACTTCGCGCTCTGCCACTGGAAGAGCCACGTGCCCTTCGTCCTGAAG gccctgggggagtgctgccccctcctcacCTCCCTCAAGCTGTCGCACTGCAGCGGGGTGCAGGCCGAGCCCCTGAGCCTGCTGGCCAAGCGCTGTCCCCGGCTGGAGAGCCTGGACTTGCAGCACTCCCAG GTGGACTCCTTGGCCGTGCTGAGCTTCCTGGAGGTCGCCGGCTCCCGCCTCAAGCGGCTCTGGCTGACGTACAGCAGCCGCATGAACGCCATCCTCACCACGCTCGCG GCCGGGAGCTGCCCGGGGCTGCGGCTCTTGGAGGTGAACAGGGACATCAAGCAGAGCAGCCAGCGCTTCCAGCTTCCCGTGGAGCAACTGCAGGCAGCCAGCCCGGAGCTGCAG GTGCTGCGTCTCCTCAATGTGATCTGGTCCCCGAAGCCAAGCCCCCGCGCAGCCCCCGccaccctgggcttcccccagctggaggagctgtgccTGGCCACCACGGTGCTGTCCTTCGTCACCGACGGCGTCCTGCGCCAGCTTCTGTGGGCCTCTGCCCGCCTCCGCATGCTCGACCTGCGCGGCTGCTTCCGCGTGACgcccaaggggctgcaggagctgccctgccctg ACCTGgagcagctgcacctggggctGTACTGCAGCCCGAGCGCCCTGCCGCTGCCCACCACGggcagccccctgctcacctggaagtggcagcacagcctgcaggagctggacctggctgggcagagcttcAGCGAGCGCGACCTCGAGCAGGCCCTGGCTGCCTTTGCCCGCGGCCCAGCCCCACTACGTGCCCTCAACCTCACTGGCACCAAGGTCACCCTGAGCACCGTCAG CGCCCTCATCCTCAGCTGCCCCGGCCTGAGCTACCTCAACCTGTCGTCCTGCCGCCACTTGCCCCGTGGCACAAAGAGGGCGTACCGGGGGCCGGCTGCCATCCGCCAGTGCCTGCAGGGGCTCCTGACCCACTCCGACgagctggagcctgcccaggACACGGGGCGGTGA
- the TMEM249 gene encoding cation channel sperm-associated auxiliary subunit TMEM249, producing the protein MLRGPFILWGFNPFRSEQKLVQCLQDNVHFPFEVQQPKVFVVEYYRDTLWKGALLLLLSAVGCGLYFQTEKGDQDYAGFFAFGILTGLWLVLCSASKRRLVINHRRGFYRLYIRERLWHQGPLHQIYVRLTAQQDAYGKSFYSLVVSGYRLEELVLARLSTDYEQMQALGRRLAHKLYLNYFDCQEASGRHVVRHWPPPLLHDNKACPQDADQTDRHEAEGLPV; encoded by the exons ATGCTGAGAGGCCCCTTCATCCTCTGGGGCTTCAACCCCTTCCGCTCGGAGCAGAAGCTGGTGCAGTGCCTGCAGGACAACGTGCACTTCCCCTTCGAGGTGCAGCAGCCCAAAG TCTTTGTGGTGGAGTACTATCGGGACACGCTGTGGAAGGgggccctgctcctcctgctctccGCCGTGGGCTGCGGCCTCTACTTCCAGACGGAGAAG GGCGACCAGGACTATGCCGGCTTCTTCGCCTTCGGGATCCTGACCGGGCTGTGGCTGGTGCTGTGCTCCGCGTCCAAGCGGCGCCTGGTGATCAACCACCGCCGCGGCTTCTACCGCCTCTACATCCGCGAGCGGCTGTGGCATCAGGGCCCCCTGCACCAGATCTACGTGCGGCTCACGGCGCAGCAGGACG CCTACGGCAAGAGCTTCTACAGCCTCGTGGTCAGCGGCTACCGcctggaggagctggtgctggcccGGCTCTCGACCGACTACGAG cagatGCAAGCCCTGGGCCGCAGGCTGGCGCACAAGCTGTACCTCAACTACTTTGACTGCCAAGAGGCATCGGGCCGGCACGTGGTGCGGCACTggcccccgcccctgctgcacGACAACAAGGCCTGTCCCCAGGACGCGGACCAGACTGACCGGCACGAGGCCGAGGGCCTGCCTGTGTGA